Proteins encoded by one window of bacterium:
- a CDS encoding sugar phosphate isomerase/epimerase, translating to MGKRKIGVFVDNLKLGVYGGIKKAKEIGADGCQFMVTRGELYPDNFSKEKRGKLKKFVSGLGLEITALCGDFDWVKGFTNAEFNKVNIPRIKKCIDLACDLNTRVVTMHIGKFPQEESHQVYQETFRTTVELAKYAGERNIILATETGPEDPVELKIFLDRVSSKGIGVNYDPANLVMCGPFDHIGGVKILRDYICHTHAKDGLCLGEGKYIELPLGRGGVVFEYYLKALDEIGYDGYLTVEREAGDNRVEDVKKAVEFLRTF from the coding sequence ATGGGTAAAAGGAAGATTGGTGTGTTTGTTGATAACTTAAAGCTTGGAGTTTACGGCGGTATAAAAAAAGCAAAGGAAATTGGAGCAGATGGGTGTCAATTTATGGTAACTCGTGGAGAATTATATCCTGACAATTTTTCAAAAGAAAAAAGAGGAAAACTCAAGAAATTTGTAAGTGGGCTGGGATTAGAAATCACAGCACTTTGCGGTGATTTTGACTGGGTCAAAGGATTTACAAATGCTGAGTTCAACAAAGTGAATATTCCTAGGATTAAAAAATGTATTGATTTAGCCTGTGATTTGAACACAAGGGTTGTAACTATGCATATAGGTAAGTTTCCGCAGGAAGAGAGCCATCAAGTTTATCAGGAGACATTCAGGACAACTGTTGAACTTGCAAAATACGCTGGAGAGAGAAACATTATATTAGCAACTGAGACAGGGCCTGAAGACCCGGTAGAACTTAAAATATTTCTGGATAGAGTTTCAAGTAAGGGAATTGGAGTGAATTACGATCCTGCAAATCTTGTAATGTGCGGTCCGTTTGATCATATAGGAGGTGTGAAAATTCTTAGAGATTATATTTGTCATACACATGCAAAAGATGGATTGTGTCTCGGAGAAGGTAAATACATAGAGCTTCCTCTGGGCAGGGGAGGCGTTGTTTTTGAATATTATCTGAAGGCACTTGATGAAATAGGATATGACGGCTATCTCACAGTTGAAAGAGAAGCAGGGGATAATCGTGTGGAAGACGTAAAAAAAGCTGTTGAGTTTTTAAGAACTTTCTGA